Within the Medicago truncatula cultivar Jemalong A17 chromosome 4, MtrunA17r5.0-ANR, whole genome shotgun sequence genome, the region acaatattttaccgttttacccttaaacttaattaaataaaagaaactgttTGTTTTTACGATTTCAGAAACTGACAAAGACAAGCACACATCTAAACCGCTATTTTATCTTAAACTGGCTCATGTATTTTGCTCCAAGcatcatattgtttttttttttttggctttttttaTCGGAGCAAttctttgtaatattttttttataagagcaaTTCTTTGTAATCCTTGCATTTTTTTCCAATTACTTTCGTAAAAAATAGCATAGCTCTTAAATATATGAcataagaattttcaaaatcatggatagtgcttattaattaacaattgtaagataaatgaaatttgtTGCATATGAACAAATAAGACACATGAAAGTGACTATGACTACTGTTAActatttctccttaaaaaaaataatgataaacatcataacaaaacagtctccctaaaaaaactcataaacatcataacacCATCATAGTATGATTAATCAGAAGAACCAAAGACAGTTTCCATTATGACTGTTTTGCGTGCTTTGGGTGGACACTGAATAATCATTCTAAGTATGTCTACATCTTTCATGACAACACGATATATCTTAGGCAATGAATTTGGGTCACATCCACACTCCTCTAATAAATTCCAAGTCTCTTCTCCTGAAATTGGAGGCAACTCGTGTTTATGACGTTCTCTCGTTATTTCATTTCCTTCCCGTATTGCAGCATTTCCTTCTCTGAGTGCCTCTGCAACCACTTTCATTGACTCTTTAAGTTCAATAATATCATTGTATGTCTCTTTATTCTTAGCCACTTTCAATCTCTTCCTTTTTCCACCACTTGCCATGGTTGAAGGATCATATGATTGTGTTTCAGGTAAAGTAAAGTCATAATCAGGAGCATTAAAGCTCTCCAAATCAAACCATCTATTGATAGCACACATAAGCTGAGCTATAGCTCTTCGGCGCAAATCAAACCATCTATTGATAGCAATTTCCTGATCTTGATGATCCATCTAATcgcataaaattaatttctagaTTATATAACTCTTATACTACAATTATATATAGACATGTAATAAACTAcaacaaacatatttatatataaacgaGGCCATGATCaatatatggaagaaaaaaaaatgaaacaaagcatatagaaagaaaagcagaacgtaaaaaagaaaaaaaaaatcatgattaatgtatagatatatggaagataaaaaaaatgaaacaaagcaTATAGATTAATGTACAGAAAAATAAAGCCAAGATTTTACACAACAAGACATGTAGGATCGGTGAATTAACAGTGAAAAAAAACACTACTAGGTTGTGATTATCCTATTTTAGCTAGAAGTGAAGATTTGCATTTTATATAAGTTGTATCTGATACTCCAACAACAATAagtatcaataaaaataatgcacAGCTTTGAGGATGGATAATGTAGTGTGCCAACAGGAACAAGTTCAATAGCCAGCATCagccttttaaaaaataaaataaatggccTGCATGCTTGAGAGAGGTTTTAAGTGGGAACATGTGAAATGTAAACATGTCCTGAGTTTTTACTGTTCGTTTGCCTGTAGGCTGTAgctattttatgcaaaattttatttgtatatttctgTTCTCAtggtaaattattttatttttttaaaactatgtgcgtttttagtgaatttcattttcaatttgattcaatGATTACGAGTTATATTCAGCTAATCCGATAATAGTAAGGTTGTgtagtgaaaaaaaattatggtcaaGATTTTACACAACAAGACATGGATAGGTGAAttaattgtgaaaaaaaaaacaagcaacaacaagTATAATAagctgaattaaaataaaataataataataataataaaacttcaacgatttcatcaaaaaaaaaaaaaaagacttcaacgattttaaaagtgaaaaaaaaacaatactctCAAATGAATGGATCAATAccataagaaaaaacacacTATGAAACAAACAAGCCACCGTAAGGATAAAGCaacaatttaaacaataaaGTTCCAACAACGATAACGATTAAACAAGGATAATAAAGTAGCGAATCAATAACGATGTAATTAATAATACTACGATATAGACAATGAGATGATGAAATTACTCACAATTCACTTTGGAGGAAGCCTCAAGCAGTCGTTGACAACAACAAAGTAGTAGTAAGAGCGGTTTGTACATCTAACAAATAAGAGTGgtagattatataataataaaaattgttacaaggaaaatataacaaaataataataataataattgttacaagaataagataacctaataataataataagattgttacaaaaataatataatctaataataataaaagttgttacaaggttaatattgagatttgaaattaatttaaggataattatggcaatgcaataaaattttaaagagatttgctcccctcccctccccttcccttcccttctaaaaattgaaccaaacacttcaaattaaaaatctcccctccccttccctcccctcccctcccctccaaaactctcgaaccaaacggacccttaaGGAGTCGAGGTTCAAAATTACCATTACGGTCAACATCAAGAACGCGCAATGCAGTTGAGCTATCACGAAGAGTCAAAATCTTAGACACAAATGTTGTAAATTGCTTAACATAGGAAAATCTAGAAGAATGCAATATAAGGGTTGAAATACGTTTCCAGAGATGTTCCCATCTCTTTGACAAAACACAAGTTCTCACAACCTGTTTTGTATCCAATAATGacaaaatttgaaggataacaCCGTCAGGTAAGTCACTCAGCCTGTCTTCAATTACTTCATTTGCATACTGCCTTCTCTTTTTCGTCCTTTCCAAAATGATGTTTTCTTCTGCTGTAATAAATTCGCGCCTCatttcctgtaaaaaaaaaaaaaaaactggataGTGTTCGATTGGAAATGGAAACAAAAGATTGGGGAAAAGAAAAACCTAAAAGTATCTTGAATTCTTAGTCAGGATAATAATTTGGGGAATATAAAATAAACCAGAAAGTTTATAGAAGTTACAGCAGAAtagtaatatataaaaatgaaattcagcTGATGAATGTAAAATACCTCACTCGTCGTAGAGTTGTGAGTTCTCTGATGGATTGGAGGACCGCTCACAAGTGGtgtgagggagaagagagagaatagtGAAACGGGAAAAAAGAGAGGGGCGGatgttgaaatttcaattttgtccttAAGCTTTAATGGGAATTAAGAAAATGTCACCCATGTCATATTTGTGCCAAAATTTgtgtttaaaacaaaatattgaaaaatccAAAGTTAATAACATCACCGGTCAATGTTCAAaacaaaactttattttttagatttattcaatagttaaatatgtttttggtccctataaatataccaatttttcattttagtcattctaaaattttccttcaacttttagtccctataaaattttcaatcactacttttggtccctatttttgagttaattttagtattttttaatgaaattgtgtagaatattataaaaaaatttcccaaaaaaaaattagaattttttaacaaaacaaaaattaaatatgaatttttaaccgtcaaaaatataaaaattcatattaaatagatgttttgttaaaaaattctaatttttgttgggagagattcttataatattatgaatttttctgtaaaattttattaaaaaaatatgaattctaggtatgagtttactttaaaagagggatcaaaagtgaagatgaaaaatttttgggggactaaaagttgaaggaaaattttagagggattaaaatgaaaatttgatatatttatagggactaaaaacatatttaatccttcaataaataatgtatgtgaCCTATAATATAGACCAtatatatcacttttttttttgggtacacaTACATCACTCTTTAATGAactaaaaatgtgattttttgtttataatattgaTTAGAGATTGTAAGTGATTGAACTGAGTATTATGGGTACAAGCATCGTTTACAATCTCTTTGAGGGTACGTCGAGACTCAAAAATGTCTATACGCTCGAAATATAGAGCTTGCAGTGCCGTTGATGTATCACAAAGAGTCAAAACTTTAGCCACAAATATGCCTAATTTCTTTGCGGTGGAACACTTACTCGTCAATGAAAATATGACCCATAATGGaacacttatatatatatatatatatatatatatatatatatatatatatatatatatatatatatatatattttttgaaaggaatgGAACACTTATATATAGTATGTAACGATAAATAGATAAGAGAAACTCAAGTAGACAAGTACATAGCATAAAAGCTGATATGTCAATGAAGATTACacttaattaaaaaacttaCCAAAAACAACactgaaatattattttattttgttgcatGACATTATCATGCCAtgatatatatagtatagactTATAAGCCCTTTTAGCTCTGTAATGTAATATTATTGTCGAAGTTTGTTATTACTAATAATAGGGTTTTTGACCAACATAATTGCCCGGGGGATCATAGTTGCAAGTGACAAACCACCATCCATTGGTACATTGTACCCTAGCACACCCTAAACGGACAGAGTTACGCCACACAACTTGAGTATAATGCAAGCATTGTCCTCCATTGATGCATGAATTTGTGTTATAATCATagtattgtttttcattaaccCACATGTTTACCGCAGTAACTCCAGTGAATGTACCACTTGAGCCTTTGGCAAGATTCTCACCGTAAGGTCCATTTGAGTGAACCAAATTGCAATCACTTTTCCTTGAATTTGCATAGTTCAAAGCATAGGTAGCAACTGTGTTGTCCCAAGTAATGTTTGCAACGCCAACTTGTGCACGAGCTGTGTTGTGGGCATCGACAAAATCTTGAGGTAAGTTTTGTGCATTGGAGAATGAAAACCAAAGGGATAAAATGGTCAAGAAGAGGCTAAAAAGTGAAAATGTGTTGTTGAAACTCATTGTTATGTTCTGTATGTATCTTAGATGAGAGTTGAGAAGTTGTGTTCTTATTGCATTGCATGGAGTGCGATTATTTATAGGGGTgtctttgtttgttttataatgaaaattattaacTTAATAGTCCGGGTCTTACTATTTTTGGTGAAAGAGAGGGTACTTTGTTGCATCTTTAAGCAAAAATGGTACTTCCCCCTTGGTAACATATAAAACTATACTTTGCGGTAATTTGTATAGTTTCAATTAGAAGTGATAATAATAAAGTAATTAAAGTAACATGATGGAGGGTTTACTAATTGTAATTAACTGCAAATATATCTCCAATTTTCACAGACATAAGCAATGCAAACCTGAATGGGAGAGGGTATTCCGGGCATTGGTAGGGTTTCAATTGTAACTTGGAATAAACTAGGATCACAACTTGGCTAGTTGAAATGTCAATAAGCTTATTTGGAACTTTTATTGGCtagaaacaatatttttttgattgagTATTTTCCAAAAATAGTATATACAATAAAACAACGGCTAGTagatttaaaataaacaaattaactgCTTTATTGGTTcgttatattaatttttttttttagtaagtttAGCCTAATATATAAATAACCAAAGTTATGGTTAGAACTAAACGCAAAggggaacaaaaacaaaacaactacGATCAAATGGACGAGTCAACCATTGGTTTAGAGTAATTGAAGTTGGGGGATTTTACTTTCACCAACTATTGGACGATATGCATAATGTTGTTATTTGTCTTTTTCGTTTTTTACcaataatttaaattatcaaCATGGCTCAAAGTTGATATAGATACACATGTGggttatatgat harbors:
- the LOC25493257 gene encoding pathogenesis-related protein 1B encodes the protein MSFNNTFSLFSLFLTILSLWFSFSNAQNLPQDFVDAHNTARAQVGVANITWDNTVATYALNYANSRKSDCNLVHSNGPYGENLAKGSSGTFTGVTAVNMWVNEKQYYDYNTNSCINGGQCLHYTQVVWRNSVRLGCARVQCTNGWWFVTCNYDPPGNYVGQKPYY
- the LOC120580120 gene encoding uncharacterized protein; this translates as MDHQDQEIAINRWFDLRRRAIAQLMCAINRWFDLESFNAPDYDFTLPETQSYDPSTMASGGKRKRLKVAKNKETYNDIIELKESMKVVAEALREGNAAIREGNEITRERHKHELPPISGEETWNLLEECGCDPNSLPKIYRVVMKDVDILRMIIQCPPKARKTVIMETVFGSSD